Genomic window (Terriglobales bacterium):
GTTGTCCCCACCTGCTGGTTATCGAACGAAATTGTCGGTGGGGCGGCGCTGATCCCCGGAGCAGTGCCCGTGCCCGAAAGCGAAATATTGAACGGACTCCCGCCGGGAATGTTGTTAGTCAGCGCTAGAGTCGCCGAACGTGCTCCCGTCGCGGTGGGGGTAAACACGACACCGATCGTGGTGTTCTGGCCCGGCTGCACTGTGATGTTCTGTGCGCCATTCGGTGTGGGCACAAATTCGGACGCATTGGCTCCGGTAACCGCGATGTTGCTGATGTTCAGCGGAGCCTGCCCTGTGTTGGTGATCGCGGCAGTTAGCGCGCTGCTGGCCGTGTCGATCAGCTGATTCCCGAATGCCAGGGTGCACGTATTACCGCAACTGACGCCCGCCACCGTCCCGGTTCCCGAGAGCTGGATCGTGTGCGGGCTGCCACTGGCGCTGTCCACTACGGTTAGAGTCGCTCCCTCGCCTCCAGCCAACGAAGGCTTGAAGGTCATACCAAAAGTGACGCTCCCACCCGCTGCTACATTGAAAGGAACCGCGGGAGCCGATGGGCTGAATGCGAAGTCGCTCTGGTTGTTGCCGCCGAGAGAAATACTGGTTACCGCCAGCGGCGCGGTACCTGTGTTGTTGATGGCGACCGCCGTGACTGCGCTTGTCGTCCCGACTGGCTGGCTGCCAAAGCTAACTGGGTTGCTGCTAAAGACCGGAGCAATGCCGGTGCCCGAGAGTGCGACCGTATGCGGGCTACCCGCCGCGGTGTCGGTAAACGTCAGCGTGGCCGTGCGCGCGCCCGCTGCCGCCGGCGTGAACGTGACATTCACCGTAACGCTCGCGTTGGCATGGATCACGAGGTTCTGTGCGCCACTGGGTGTGGCGGCGAAGTCTCCCGCGTTTGTCCCCGTAATGGCGATATTAGAGAGCGTCAGATCGCTGGCGCCCGTATTGGTAACCGTCACCGGGATGGCCGCGCTCGTCGTACCCACTACTTGCCCCGGAGCCGGAAAGGTCACGGTCGCTGGCGAAACGCTAAACACCGAGCTTGTGCCGGTACCGCTGAGTTGAACCGTAGCGGGACCGACGCTGCTGTTCACGGTCATGGTAGCCGAGCGTTGGCCTGTCGCCGTTGGGCTGAAGCTGACGTTAATCGTTGTGCTGTCCCCGGCGGTCACCGTCGCCGAAGCCAGGCTAGCTTTGAAATCACCCGCATTGTTGCCTGCAAGCGAAACACCGCTGATCGTGAAGTCAGCGCTCCCGGTGTTGTTAACCGTAACCGTCTGCGCGGCGCTGGTGGTGTTCACCACCTGATTGCTGAAAGACAACGAATTCGGGTTGACCCCGATGACGCCCGCCTTGGCTTTTCCAGTGCCTGATAGCGCAATCGAATGCGCCCCTTGTGCCTGATAGCTGAGCAGCAGGTTGGCCGAGCGGTTTCCCACATCCGAAGGTGTAAACGTCGCATTGATCGTGGTTGTGCCACCGGCGGAAACCGTCACTGGTAGATCCGGCTTGGTGAAAGCAAAATCCGATGCATTGCTGCCGCTGAGCTTGACATCCGTGAGACTCAGATCGGCATTGCCATTATTCGTGATCGTGATCTTCCGACTATCAGTTGTTGTCCCAACCGTAACTGTTTCGAAATCGAGGCTGCTCGGATCCACACCGGCCGCCGCCGTCGTTCCCACCACCAGCACGGTGCTCGGCAAGCTGCTGAGCGGAACGCTATCGGTCACGATCAATTGCGCTACATAGTCACCCGCCAGATCGGCGGTGAACGTTGGGTTCGCGCTGGTCGCTCCTCCCAGACTGGCTGCGCTCCCAGCCGGCTTCGCCAGCATCACCCACGAATAGTTCAATGACAAACCGTTGGGATCGGACGATTGGCTGCCATCCAAGGTGACGTTCGCCCCCGGAGC
Coding sequences:
- a CDS encoding choice-of-anchor D domain-containing protein; the protein is MTKSWVRAATGLALSLLICGLIACGSSSSEQQQQAPPPPPPPPNLTQDPAANVSLSPNTGATGSTVTVTITGDRTNFVAGSTTASFGPGTSVGSGGDAAFTAVTVNSQTSATAQVTIGTSAAPGPRFIIVSTGSHNSAATFFVTSSSPVPVANAGPNQLVSVGSTVHLDGSGSTTPSGKQLTYAWTLLSTPSGSAAALTGTGAVNPTFVADKAGDYIVKLTVSDGSGSSTSAAVLVSTILAPPLANAGPNQVVPAASKVQLDGSGSTDVSGNALSYSWVLVTKPSGSSATISSAAIVTPTFTADLPGDYVAELTVNDGKGNNSTAAVTISTSAVPPIANAGQNQKIAPNATVQLDASQSAFVTVTGENGSSALSAANGSGSQALTYAWSFTALPASSQAVLSNPNIANPTFQADASATYALELQIGDSNNRNSTATVLVSTDDILPFANAGPSQFVAPGANVTLDGSQSSDPNGLSLNYSWVMLAKPAGSAASLGGATSANPTFTADLAGDYVAQLIVTDSVPLSSLPSTVLVVGTTAAAGVDPSSLDFETVTVGTTTDSRKITITNNGNADLSLTDVKLSGSNASDFAFTKPDLPVTVSAGGTTTINATFTPSDVGNRSANLLLSYQAQGAHSIALSGTGKAKAGVIGVNPNSLSFSNQVVNTTSAAQTVTVNNTGSADFTISGVSLAGNNAGDFKASLASATVTAGDSTTINVSFSPTATGQRSATMTVNSSVGPATVQLSGTGTSSVFSVSPATVTFPAPGQVVGTTSAAIPVTVTNTGASDLTLSNIAITGTNAGDFAATPSGAQNLVIHANASVTVNVTFTPAAAGARTATLTFTDTAAGSPHTVALSGTGIAPVFSSNPVSFGSQPVGTTSAVTAVAINNTGTAPLAVTSISLGGNNQSDFAFSPSAPAVPFNVAAGGSVTFGMTFKPSLAGGEGATLTVVDSASGSPHTIQLSGTGTVAGVSCGNTCTLAFGNQLIDTASSALTAAITNTGQAPLNISNIAVTGANASEFVPTPNGAQNITVQPGQNTTIGVVFTPTATGARSATLALTNNIPGGSPFNISLSGTGTAPGISAAPPTISFDNQQVGTTSTTTAVTVTNTGTAPLVISAVPINGSNASEFAATPNGTLPLTVNPNSTATINVTFTPSATGARSATLTINSNAPGTAPTVALSGTGTAPGFSASP